From the genome of Spinacia oleracea cultivar Varoflay chromosome 2, BTI_SOV_V1, whole genome shotgun sequence, one region includes:
- the LOC110777592 gene encoding cytosolic sulfotransferase 15-like — translation MATTKSHNEDEMEDELLKDKWFGFSMHLYHGFWCVDSNMEGIIATQTHFHAHDTDIILASLPKAGTTWLKSLIFTIINRQSLSHISKHTFHFKNPHELIPHLEVKVPKTCQSELDEIPSPRLFATHIPYLSLPESIKSSKCQIVYVCRNPLDNFVSGCHFWLEFDVNKGFKLDTQLIEEHLEKYCKGVLPYGPYEDHVLGYWKESIENPQKVLFLEFEGLKKEPKTHLIRLAEFLNFPFSDEEAKKYVIDEIIELCSFKSLKEMEVNKSGRINQWYQNNAYFRKGEVGDWINYLTLPMAKRINEIQEKLKKVGFSFANYETDL, via the coding sequence ATGGCAACCACAAAATCTCATAATGAAGACGAAATGGAAGATGAGTTACTAAAAGATAAATGGTTTGGGTTTTCAATGCACCTCTACCATGGTTTTTGGTGTGTTGATTCTAACATGGAGGGCATAATCGCAACCCAAACTCACTTCCATGCACATGATACTGATATAATCTTAGCTAGTCTTCCCAAAGCTGGTACGACATGGTTAAAATCCCTTATATTTACCATTATCAATCGCCAAAGTTTATCTCACATTTCTAAACACACTTTCCATTTCAAAAACCCTCATGAACTCATCCCTCACCTCGAGGTTAAAGTTCCCAAAACATGTCAAAGTGAATTAGATGAAATACCTTCACCTCGTCTCTTTGCTACCCACATACCATATCTATCATTGCCTGAAtcaataaagtcttcaaaatgtCAAATTGTTTATGTTTGTCGAAATCCTTTAGACAATTTTGTCTCAGGATGCCATTTTTGGCTTGAGTTTGACGTAAACAAGGGTTTTAAGCTAGATACACAATTGATAGAGGAACATTTGGAAAAGTATTGTAAGGGGGTGTTACCATATGGCCCGTATGAAGATCACGTGTTAGGGTACTGGAAAGAGAGCATTGAAAACCCACAAAAGGTGTTATTCTTGGAATTTGAAGGATTGAAGAAGGAACCAAAAACACATTTGATACGCTTGGCTGAGTTTTTGAATTTCCCTTTTTCGGATGAGGAAGCGAAAAAATATGTTATTGATGAGATAATAGAGCTTTGTAGCTTTAAGAGTTTGAAAGAAATGGAGGTCAATAAAAGTGGAAGGATCAATCAATGGTATCAGAACAATGCTTATTTTAGGAAAGGGGAGGTTGGAGACTGGATCAATTACTTGACTCTTCCAATGGCAAAGCGTATTAATGAAATCCAAGAAAAACTTAAGAAGGTTGGCTTTTCTTTTGCAAACTATGAGACGGACttataa